One window of the Candidatus Margulisiibacteriota bacterium genome contains the following:
- the rpsP gene encoding 30S ribosomal protein S16 produces MAAKIKLQRVGTKNRPFYRVVVQDESATPSSRVIEILGQYQPLSEPTVFKVDKEQALAWIKKGAMPTDKVRILFGKAGILPPMDLAALPKRKKKGEPAPVENTPPAAVPAS; encoded by the coding sequence ATGGCAGCCAAGATCAAATTACAAAGAGTCGGCACGAAGAACCGCCCGTTCTATCGGGTTGTGGTCCAGGATGAATCGGCCACGCCGAGCAGCCGGGTGATCGAGATCCTGGGGCAATATCAGCCGTTGAGCGAGCCGACCGTATTCAAGGTGGATAAGGAGCAAGCCCTCGCCTGGATCAAGAAAGGGGCCATGCCGACCGATAAAGTCCGCATCCTCTTCGGTAAAGCCGGGATCCTGCCGCCGATGGACCTGGCGGCGCTCCCCAAACGAAAAAAGAAGGGTGAACCGGCCCCGGTCGAGAACACTCCCCCGGCGGCCGTGCCGGCGAGTTAA
- a CDS encoding KH domain-containing protein: MRELVEYIVKTLVDKPEAVSVNEAQGELATIIEIKTAPEDAGKVIGREGRIINSIRNIIKAAAAKQQKKISVEILTEDR; this comes from the coding sequence ATGAGAGAGCTGGTCGAATACATCGTCAAAACACTGGTCGATAAACCCGAAGCCGTGAGCGTCAATGAGGCCCAGGGCGAACTGGCCACTATCATCGAGATCAAGACCGCGCCGGAAGATGCTGGTAAAGTGATCGGCCGGGAAGGCCGGATCATCAATTCCATCCGCAACATCATCAAAGCCGCCGCCGCCAAACAACAAAAGAAAATATCGGTCGAGATATTGACCGAAGATAGATAA